The following are from one region of the Plasmodium gaboni strain SY75 chromosome 12, whole genome shotgun sequence genome:
- a CDS encoding merozoite surface protein 9, whose translation MMNMKVVLFSFLLFVIRSNIIISCNKNEKNHGVDMKVLNNYENLFKVVKCEYCHENTYVKGKKPYSDPQCAAIKEECIELLKQKEYTDSVTYLMDGFKSAKNLKNNEKKSNTEEMKDLVNFLQSHKKLIEALKKNIETIQNKKSLIQNNKAYNPLLVSFIKKMNMLKDNVEYIEKNQDLFKELINQNNSSNLVDTKKKNFSLKSQGNKKETSENDQEVNDEEEVNDEEEVNDDEEVSDEDVNDEDVNDEDVNDEDNNDKAYELGSVPVDDLLNDNMKNIIRGDNFMDVVKSTLAQTGGLGSNDLTNFLNKGKELGETFSNITNIKLGDVSNLEEFSLDQLDILKNNLVSYEFILEQVKTIVLNKLKDLLLRLLYKAYVSYKKRKAQEKGLPEPTETATNAEYVEELKKGILEMGIKLLFSKVKSLLGKLKNKMFPKKKEENQEANKKGAGSAKVKAQPALRGVEPTEDSNIMNSINNVMDEIDFFEKELIENNNTPNVVPPTQSKNTNVTGMDENFDNHPENYIKEEYYYDENDDMEVKVKKIGVTLKKFEPLNNGNASQTIKFVHVGNKDQKHIEAINNDIQDIKKELQAIYSELMNTTNEKKQDQELFQENQVEALNQETEEEMQKEVEAINKQIEAEVDALAPKNKEEQEEQEEEEETVTEDSTPTEESTN comes from the coding sequence atgatgaatatGAAAGTTGTTTTGTTCAGTTTCTTGCTCTTTGTCATAAGAAGCAATATCATTATTAGttgtaataaaaatgaaaagaacCATGGTGTTGATATGAAAGTTTTGAATAATTATGAGAATTTATTTAAGGTAGTTAAATGTGAATACTGTCATGAAAATACATATGTTAAAGGAAAGAAACCTTACTCAGATCCTCAATGTGCTGCtataaaagaagaatgCATAGAATTACTTAAGCAAAAAGAATACACCGATTCAGTTACTTATTTAATGGATGGATTTAAATCAGcaaaaaatttaaaaaacaaTGAGAAAAAAAGTAACACTGAAGAAATGAAAGATTTAGTAAATTTTTTACAATCACATAAGAAATTAATTGAAGcattaaaaaagaatattgaaaccatacaaaataaaaaatccttaattcaaaataataaagcATATAATCCATTATTAGTTagttttattaaaaaaatgaatatgtTAAAAGACAATGTTGAATATATTGAAAAGAATCAAGatttatttaaagaattaattaatcaaaataattctTCCAACTTGGTTGataccaaaaaaaaaaacttttctttaaaatcacaaggtaataaaaaagaaaccTCAGAGAATGATCAAGAAGTaaatgatgaagaagaagtaaatgatgaagaagaagTAAATGATGACGAAGAAGTAAGTGACGAAGATGTAAATGATGAAGATGTAAATGATGAAGATGTAAATGACGAAGATAACAATGATAAAGCATACGAATTAGGTAGTGTTCCAGTTGatgatttattaaatgataatatgaaaaatattattagaGGAGATAATTTTATGGATGTTGTCAAAAGTACATTAGCTCAAACAGGTGGATTAGGAAGTAATGATTTAACAAATTTCTTAAATAAAGGTAAAGAATTAGGAGAGACATTTTCAAACataacaaatattaaattagGAGATGTTAGTAATCTTGAAGAATTTTCTTTAGATCAATTAGATATacttaaaaataatttagTATCATATGAATTCATATTAGAACAAGTAAAAACAATtgttttaaataaattaaaagatttattattaagattgttatataaagcatatgtatcatataaaaaaagaaaagcTCAAGAAAAAGGATTACCAGAACCTACAGAGACAGCTACTAATGCAGAATATGttgaagaattaaaaaaaggTATTCTAGAAATGGgtattaaattattatttagTAAAGTTAAAAGCTTATTAggaaaattaaaaaataaaatgtttcCTAAGAAGAAAGAAGAAAATCAAGAAGCAAATAAAAAAGGTGCAGGATCAGCTAAAGTTAAAGCACAACCAGCTCTTAGAGGTGTCGAACCAACTGAAGATTCTAATATTATGAACAGTATTAATAATGTTATGGATGAAATCGATTTCTTTGAAAAAGAATTAATcgaaaataataatacacCTAATGTAGTTCCACCAACACAATCAAAAAACACAAACGTAACAGGTATGGATGAAAATTTTGATAACCATCctgaaaattatattaaagaagaatattattatgatgaaaatgatgatatgGAAGTtaaagtaaaaaaaataggtgtcacattaaaaaaatttgaaCCTCTTAATAATGGAAATGCTAGTCAAACCATTAAATTTGTTCATGTAGGAAATAAAGATCAAAAACACATTGAAGCTATTAACAATGATATTCAAGATATCAAAAAAGAATTACAAGCCATTTATAGTGAACTTATGAATACtacaaatgaaaaaaaacaaGATCAAGAATTATTTCAAGAAAATCAAGTCGAAGCCCTTAATCAAGAAACAGAAGAAGAAATGCAAAAAGAAGTTGAAGCTATCAACAAGCAAATAGAAGCTGAAGTTGATGCACTCGCAccaaaaaataaagaagaacAAGAAGAAcaagaagaagaagaagaaacTGTAACAGAAGATTCTACACCAACTGAAGAATCAACTAATTAA
- a CDS encoding hypothetical protein (conserved Plasmodium protein, unknown function), giving the protein MYNIVYIFFYLIIIFYISWGKVLSISMCPQKRYSYYSMNNYINEGEKEKKKIYLFNKKNKKFLFMSNMKKKKKKENTGRKEYFYTKKKKKRKEYYTYNNIYKDIIGNLFIRNTQSKLYNNILYKHKIIQFNKKFVFHKKHLLFYSYICKNFLASFTNLASQKKKKKIRKKKINNNNNYIRRSGKIFLDTFSGNEYEEEQEELDLDPELHESLGGCIENDLQNNYFDTLLGSSEVDYNNDEDKYDKDDVCEETKRKKYYVYGKKYTDKDYNSEHVNKYYKHLPIYTQDDSIVSNKNFKRIYESNKMENLERNIREEDLHYPSVPIKWKLYVGIFFDKKYNYENEEDKNIYNKFNINIRHKYILEFLSWVKLSTRIYQNTSKILMLFNLKRNQNIFGNLIFFTSLNLHYANLFMKSNPYIKLGLCEELYLYSYENNSDHFLLGTFPNLSIQKNFLLIKFFNPNKLQDINDLYEKHMRFYIRSNMIFKLGVLKKVPKDKLQDFFLSPHQYLPITNEQTSTVLKKFDEEFKIFEKCVSVDVNRNNEIQNVEGNDNSYTTHKKVQSNHDEINEEDLGNDYNDNETFIKYDNNCLAELNIINCKDDEEADEFIQKDPYTRSCFYDSIFLCEAAELGPHIKYSEAYMPKLKSKFNYKYELDTDLNPSECLENKPEYLGNKRLDAKSLDNYNKVDFDILDTFIKLKYTNKEIQLEDSTCNENEKYREFNEKKEELRDSKKKNEQEHIEILENNHMVNLDNNKNDKNINKNFISSYNNIFKNWKNKDVIKSDNITGKNYKIKIVDYDNDYMDYLCNVQQNKILYVKKKDKDKINILNNNNMNKDRYENNDNVENNSYHHIYNTLDEDKKNPFINKEKDIILIDNSLQFFDHIFFKDYLSDYVYISLPPGEYIEDPYTIKDEKNYEFTRFNNSLASQDDFLKRQNYLTSFLKGIWLKKDQSKILFYDKQNNALLFGTGIDKTFSWNKKVDNKIMKRALINMEIALEKIRKGSSVIHDDDITVHNETERNQKEYTDPYTSFKNRFTSVHNQLQTSDGYKDMKPPPGLEYLNPLIWDKTPDEHKRLILDTDKVQEVHSKFLKKLELYKASIDDDPFIQKVPSENDLLNHSDKVDIEIL; this is encoded by the exons atgtataatattgtgtacatattcttttatttaataattatattttatatatcatgGGGAAAGGTACTAAGCATTAGTATGTGCCCACAAAAGAGATACTCTTATTATTCtatgaataattatataaatgaaggtgagaaggaaaaaaaaaagatatatctgtttaataaaaagaataagaaatttttatttatgtcaaatatgaaaaaaaaaaaaaagaaagaaaacACAGGAAGGAAGGAATACTTttacacaaaaaaaaaaaagaaaaggaaagaatattatacttataataatatttataaagaTATCATTGgtaatttatttataagaaACACACAATCTAAATTATAcaacaatatattatataaacataaaattattcagtttaataaaaaatttgtttttcataagaaacatttattattttattcttacATTTGTAAAAACTTTTTGGCTAGTTTTACCAATTTAGCTAgccaaaaaaaaaaaaaaaaaataagaaaaaaaaaaataaataataataataattatattagAAGAAGTGGGAAAATTTTTTTGGACACATTTAGTGGTAATGAATATGAAGAAGAACAAGAAGAATTAGATCTGGATCCTGAGTTACATGAAAGTTTAGGAGGATGTATAGAAAATGATTTACagaataattattttgataCATTACTTGGTAGTAGTGAAGttgattataataatgatgaagataaatatgataaagATGATGTGTGTGAAGAGAcgaaaagaaaaaaatattatgtttatgGTAAGAAATATACTGATAAAGATTATAATTCTGAAcatgtaaataaatattataaacatttaCCAATATATACACAAGATGATAGTATAGTATCgaataaaaattttaaaagaatatatgAATCAAATAAAATGGAAAATTTAGAAAGGAATATAAGAGAAGAAGATTTACATTATCCATCAGTACCTATAAAATGGAAATTGTATGTAggtatattttttgataaaaaatataattatgaaaatgaagaagataaaaatatatataataaatttaatattaatatacgtcataaatatatacttgAATTTTTATCATGGGTTAAATTATCTACAAgaatatatcaaaatacatcaaaaatattaatgttatttaatttaaaaagaaatcaaaatatatttggAAATCTGATCTTTTTTACATCATTAAATTTACATTATGctaatttatttatgaaaTCTAATccatatattaaattagGATTATGTgaagaattatatttatattcttatgaaaataatagtgatcattttttattagGAACATTTCCTAATTTATctatacaaaaaaattttctactcataaaattttttaatcCTAATAAATTACaagatataaatgatttatatgaaaaacATATGAGATTTTATATTCGTTCCAATATGATATTTAAATTAGgtgttttaaaaaaagtacCCAAAGATAAGTTACAAGATTTCTTTTTATCACCTCATCAATATTTACCTATAACAAATGAGCAAACCTCAACTGTTTTGAAAAAATTTGATGAGgaatttaaaatatttgaaaaatgTGTAAGTGTCGATGTAAATAGGAATAACGAAATACAAAATGTTGAAGGTAATGACAACAGTTATACTACACATAAGAAGGTACAGAGCAACCATGATGAAATAAATGAGGAAGATCTTGGTAATGATTATAATGACAATGAGACATTCATTAAATATGATAACAACTGTTTAGCagaattaaatattataaattgTAAAGATGACGAAGAGGCAGATGAATTTATTCAAAAGGATCCTTATACACGATCTTGTTTTTATGATAGTATTTTTCTGTGTGAAGCAGCGGAGTTAGGTCctcatataaaatattctGAGGCATATATGCCTAAATTAAAATCcaaatttaattataaatatgaattaGATACAGATTTGAATCCATCGGAGTGTTTAGAGAATAAGCCTGAATATTTAGGGAATAAACGTTTAGATGCTAAGAGCTtagataattataataaagttgattttgatattttagatacatttataaaattgaAGTATACTAATAAGGAGATACAATTAGAAGATTCTACTTgtaatgaaaatgaaaagtATAGAGaatttaatgaaaaaaaagaagaattaagagattcaaaaaaaaaaaatgaacaagaacatattgaaatattagaaaataaCCATATGGTTAATTtggataataataaaaatgataaaaatataaataaaaattttatatcttcatataataatatatttaaaaattgGAAAAATAAAGATGTTATTAAATCTGATAATATTACTGGTAAGAActataaaataaaaattgttGATTATGATAATGATTATATGGATTATCTATGTAATGTtcaacaaaataaaatattatatgtaaagaagaaagataaggacaaaataaatatattaaataataataatatgaataaagatagatatgaaaataatgataatgtTGAGAATAATTcttatcatcatatatataatactttAGATGAGGATAAGAAAAATCCctttattaataaagaaaaggatattatattaattgaTAATTCTTTACAATTTTTTgatcatatattttttaaagattATTTATCAgattatgtatatatatcattacCACCAGGAGAATATATTGAAGATCCTTATACAATtaaagatgaaaaaaattatgaattTACAAgatttaataattctttagCATCACAAGATGATTTTTTGAAAAGACAAAATTATCTTACAAGTTTTTTAAAAGGTATATGGTTAAAAAAAGATCAATctaaaattttattttatgataaacaaaataatgCTTTATTATTTGGAACGGGGATAGATAAAACTTTTTCTTGGAATAAAAAAGTggataataaaataatgaagagagcattaataaatatggaAATAGCTCTAGAAAAAATAAGGAAAGGAAGTTCAGTTATTCatgatgatgatataaCTGTTCATAATGAAACTGAAAGAAATCAAAAAGAATATACTGACCCTTATACGTCTTTTAAAAACAGATTTACGTCTGTGCATAATCAGCTTCAGACATCGGATGGTTACAAGGATATGAAACCTCCTCCCG GACTCGAATATCTAAATCCACTCATTTGGGATAAGACACCCGATGAACACAAAAGGTTAATTCTAGATACAGACAAAGTTCAAGAGGTCCATTCAAAATTTCTTAAAAAACTTGAACTCTATAAAGCATCTATAGATGATGATCCTTTTATTCAAAAGGTTCCTTCTGAAAATGATCTCTTAAATCATTCAGATAAGGTTGATATTgaaattttataa